The proteins below are encoded in one region of Candidatus Dependentiae bacterium:
- a CDS encoding C40 family peptidase, protein MKCLIKYLLFNLFIFLNCYSQIRIINKPVSTLQDPPVIESKEIKYPVFHKDAQNLDSLGLYGDLLFYNEEENIRNNKAKITLYNGITWIYVKALDMFNQEHEAISCWVKESDTQVLENFVIPEIISVIKNNWVNNLSIGTKLLTLINDPDKFNIFDIKTAFNSQNLDEKLLRENILKTAQNFLGMPYSWGGKSAWDGKGLNDTAEMQTSVDCSGFINLIYRVNGLEIPRNSGTQYKYCNKINKGLDLLPGDLIFLTNPTSGNINHVILYLGNNLMQESIGSENPEENRITEFNKRFGKNISETNSGDFSNVIEGQKIYFGSLLNSQEKLEEMRKYFFFTKNLIKISYFNNISKELENFITGKSFKPNFPIKIEDLAVVYTLYWGFDNLVYPGQIIVNKSVAKDVCDIFQELFDAHFRIEKISLIDNYNADDDLAMADNNSSSLCCRAITGKPGTYSKHTFGLAIDINPVQNPYVKGKLVLPENSKNNLNNINYTDRDAVKNLMGVITQDSVCYKIFAKYGWTWGGNWDKTYFDGTENKRYFDYQHFEK, encoded by the coding sequence ATGAAGTGTTTGATTAAATATTTATTATTTAATTTATTTATCTTTTTAAATTGTTATTCGCAAATAAGAATTATTAATAAGCCAGTTTCTACGCTACAAGATCCGCCTGTAATAGAATCAAAAGAAATTAAATATCCTGTGTTTCATAAAGACGCACAAAATCTTGATTCATTGGGTTTATATGGTGATTTATTATTTTATAACGAAGAAGAAAATATCAGAAACAATAAAGCAAAAATTACTTTATATAATGGGATAACCTGGATTTATGTTAAGGCTCTAGATATGTTCAATCAGGAACATGAAGCTATATCTTGTTGGGTTAAAGAAAGTGATACGCAAGTTTTAGAAAATTTTGTTATTCCAGAAATTATATCTGTTATTAAAAATAATTGGGTAAATAATTTATCTATTGGCACAAAATTATTAACTTTAATAAATGATCCAGATAAATTTAATATCTTTGATATAAAAACAGCTTTTAATTCTCAAAATTTAGACGAAAAATTATTGCGTGAAAATATATTAAAAACAGCACAAAATTTTTTGGGCATGCCATATTCTTGGGGTGGTAAGTCTGCTTGGGATGGTAAAGGTCTAAATGATACTGCTGAAATGCAAACCAGTGTAGATTGTTCAGGCTTTATTAATTTAATATATAGGGTAAATGGGTTAGAAATTCCAAGAAATTCTGGAACACAATATAAATACTGTAATAAAATAAATAAAGGCTTAGATTTATTGCCTGGGGATTTAATTTTTTTGACAAATCCTACTTCAGGCAATATTAATCACGTTATTTTATATTTAGGTAATAATTTAATGCAAGAAAGTATAGGCTCAGAAAATCCAGAAGAAAATCGTATTACAGAATTTAATAAACGCTTTGGTAAAAATATAAGCGAAACTAATTCTGGCGATTTTTCTAATGTAATAGAGGGACAAAAAATTTACTTTGGTTCTCTTTTAAATTCACAAGAAAAATTAGAAGAGATGCGTAAATATTTCTTTTTTACAAAAAATTTAATTAAAATTTCTTATTTTAATAATATTTCTAAAGAGCTAGAAAATTTTATAACAGGTAAATCTTTTAAACCAAATTTCCCCATAAAGATAGAAGACTTAGCAGTTGTTTATACTTTATATTGGGGTTTTGATAATTTGGTATACCCAGGACAAATTATTGTTAATAAATCTGTGGCTAAAGATGTTTGTGATATTTTCCAAGAACTTTTTGATGCTCATTTTCGCATAGAAAAAATAAGTTTAATCGATAATTATAATGCAGATGATGATCTTGCTATGGCAGATAATAACAGTAGCTCATTGTGTTGCCGTGCAATAACAGGAAAACCGGGGACATATTCAAAACATACTTTTGGTTTGGCTATAGATATTAACCCTGTTCAAAACCCATATGTTAAAGGTAAGTTAGTATTGCCGGAAAATAGCAAAAATAATTTAAATAATATTAATTATACAGATAGAGATGCTGTTAAAAATTTGATGGGTGTAATAACTCAAGATTCTGTTTGTTATAAAATATTTGCAAAATATGGTTGGACCTGGGGTGGAAATTGGGACAAAACTTATTTTGATGGAACAGAAAATAAACGATATTTTGATTATCAACATTTTGAAAAATAG